The following are encoded in a window of Bordetella genomosp. 10 genomic DNA:
- a CDS encoding ATP-binding protein, whose translation MTTDLQACDQEPIRIPGHIQPQGFLLTVDRKTTELLRISANAGQFTGVDPRALLGRTLEATSLLTPALLQDVLAPQSRPQPPRAHGIATFDSGSFLVISHLSGDERIVEFEFVDPALKGSLDLLYPDMRAAIETLQADRTPAALYQSAARIIRELTGFDRALVYAFDAQWNGTVVGEDRNDRLPSYFDLRFPAGDIPAQARELYLLNRQRLIPDAGYTPVPLLELDREGAGLAPLDLSFAVLRSVSPVHLEYMRNMGTPSSFSVSIVAGGRLWGLISAHHAQPRTVPHHVRAACDFLAQVMAIQIEGHARGSHAAERVERQGVQARLLAYMAREDNFVQGLVKHPEDFLPLVDAHGAAVMLDGVCHTVGDAPDEAGVAALVAWLAGQHGDKEIYSTDSLATARPGAACATRGGEAVAGLLAVQISQIHRSYVLWFRPEVVRTVRWSGDPHRAKEAAAGRLHPRQSFDIWRETVRHRSAPWTEPQLDTAALLRNAIIGIVMRKAEELADITDELKRSNRELEAFSYSVSHDLRAPFRHIVGYAELLKDELHLEGGAADGDAGAAPAPGGSRPLRYIETIIESAHTAGKLVDGLLSFSQAGRVSLAREEINVDRIVASCRHLLQPELRDRQVAFDIGPLGHVTADPTMLRQVFQNLLSNAIKYTKGRDVAKIKVTANRTPAATVFMIEDNGVGFDMAYVGKLFGVFQRLHRMEDFEGTGIGLANVRRIAERHGGSAWAEGAVDQGARFYFSIPNRETAENVGA comes from the coding sequence ATGACGACAGACCTGCAAGCCTGCGATCAAGAACCCATACGCATACCGGGACACATCCAACCGCAGGGATTCCTGCTTACGGTAGATCGGAAAACCACGGAACTGTTGCGCATCAGCGCCAACGCCGGCCAATTCACCGGCGTCGACCCGCGGGCCCTGCTCGGCCGCACGCTGGAGGCCACCTCGCTGCTGACGCCGGCCTTGCTGCAGGACGTCCTCGCGCCCCAATCCCGCCCGCAGCCGCCCCGCGCGCACGGCATCGCCACGTTCGACAGCGGCAGTTTCCTCGTCATCTCGCACCTGTCGGGCGACGAGCGCATCGTCGAATTCGAATTCGTCGATCCCGCCCTCAAGGGTTCGCTGGATCTTCTCTATCCGGACATGCGCGCGGCGATCGAAACCCTGCAGGCCGACCGCACGCCGGCCGCGCTTTACCAGAGCGCGGCGCGCATCATCCGCGAATTGACCGGATTCGACCGCGCGCTGGTCTACGCCTTCGACGCGCAGTGGAACGGCACGGTGGTGGGCGAGGACCGCAACGACCGCCTGCCTTCGTATTTCGACCTGCGCTTTCCCGCCGGCGATATTCCCGCGCAGGCGCGTGAACTCTATCTCCTGAACCGCCAGCGCCTGATTCCCGACGCCGGCTACACGCCGGTGCCTCTTCTCGAACTCGACCGCGAAGGCGCCGGCCTGGCGCCGCTGGACCTCTCCTTCGCCGTGCTGCGCAGCGTCTCGCCCGTGCACCTCGAATACATGCGCAATATGGGCACGCCGTCGTCGTTCTCGGTGTCCATCGTGGCCGGCGGCCGCTTATGGGGGCTGATTTCCGCCCATCATGCGCAGCCTCGCACCGTGCCGCACCACGTGCGCGCCGCCTGCGATTTCCTGGCCCAGGTCATGGCCATCCAGATCGAGGGCCACGCGCGCGGCTCCCACGCGGCCGAGCGGGTCGAGCGGCAGGGCGTGCAGGCGCGCCTGCTGGCCTACATGGCCAGGGAAGACAACTTCGTGCAGGGCCTGGTCAAGCATCCGGAGGATTTCCTGCCCCTGGTGGACGCGCACGGCGCCGCCGTCATGCTAGACGGGGTCTGCCATACCGTCGGCGACGCGCCGGACGAGGCCGGCGTGGCCGCGCTGGTGGCATGGCTGGCCGGGCAGCACGGCGACAAGGAAATCTACAGCACGGACAGCCTGGCTACCGCCCGGCCCGGCGCGGCCTGTGCGACGCGCGGCGGGGAAGCCGTCGCCGGCCTGCTGGCGGTGCAGATTTCGCAGATCCATCGCAGCTATGTCCTCTGGTTCCGTCCGGAGGTGGTGCGCACCGTCCGCTGGAGCGGCGATCCGCACCGGGCCAAGGAAGCCGCCGCGGGCCGGCTGCATCCGCGGCAGTCCTTCGACATCTGGCGCGAGACCGTGCGCCACCGCTCGGCGCCGTGGACCGAGCCGCAACTGGACACGGCGGCGCTGCTGCGCAACGCCATCATCGGCATCGTCATGCGCAAGGCCGAGGAACTGGCCGACATCACCGATGAATTGAAGCGCAGCAATCGCGAACTGGAAGCCTTCTCGTATTCCGTGTCGCACGACCTGCGTGCGCCTTTCCGCCACATCGTGGGTTACGCCGAATTGCTGAAGGACGAGCTGCACCTGGAAGGCGGCGCCGCGGACGGGGACGCCGGGGCCGCGCCGGCGCCGGGCGGCAGCCGCCCGCTGCGCTACATCGAGACCATCATCGAAAGCGCCCACACGGCCGGCAAGCTGGTGGACGGCTTGCTGAGTTTCTCGCAGGCCGGCCGCGTGAGCCTGGCGCGCGAGGAGATCAACGTGGACCGCATCGTGGCCTCGTGCCGCCACTTGCTGCAGCCCGAATTGCGCGATCGCCAGGTGGCGTTCGACATCGGTCCCCTGGGCCATGTCACCGCCGATCCCACGATGCTGCGGCAGGTCTTCCAGAATTTGCTAAGCAACGCGATCAAGTACACAAAAGGCCGCGACGTGGCTAAGATCAAAGTGACCGCCAACCGGACGCCCGCCGCCACCGTCTTCATGATCGAGGACAACGGCGTCGGCTTCGACATGGCGTACGTGGGCAAGCTGTTCGGCGTCTTCCAGCGCCTGCATCGCATGGAGGATTTCGAGGGCACGGGCATCGGCCTGGCCAACGTGCGCCGCATCGCCGAACGCCATGGCGGATCCGCCTGGGCCGAGGGCGCGGTCGACCAGGGCGCCAGATTCTATTTTTCGATTCCTAACCGGGAGACCGCCGAAAATGTCGGTGCTTAA
- a CDS encoding response regulator has product MLKKILLVEDNPKDLELTLVALERSRLANEVVTARDGIEALDWLLRRGAHADRLEEDPAVVLLDLKLPKMDGLEVLATIKGDPAVKHVPVVMLTASREESDLVRSYDLGVNAFVVKPVDFQEFYEAIRGLGMFWAILNEPSPGQLRSGPMKVTKA; this is encoded by the coding sequence GTGCTTAAGAAAATCCTCCTCGTGGAGGACAACCCGAAGGATCTGGAGCTGACGCTCGTGGCCCTGGAGCGCAGCCGCCTCGCCAACGAAGTCGTCACGGCGCGCGACGGCATCGAGGCGCTGGACTGGCTGCTGCGGCGCGGCGCGCATGCGGACCGGCTGGAGGAAGACCCGGCGGTGGTGCTGCTCGATCTCAAGCTGCCCAAGATGGACGGCCTGGAAGTGCTGGCGACCATCAAGGGCGACCCGGCGGTCAAGCACGTGCCTGTGGTGATGCTCACTGCCTCGCGCGAGGAATCCGACCTCGTGCGCAGCTACGACCTGGGGGTGAACGCCTTCGTCGTCAAGCCGGTGGACTTCCAGGAATTCTACGAAGCGATCCGTGGCCTGGGCATGTTCTGGGCCATTCTGAACGAACCCTCGCCCGGCCAGTTGCGGTCCGGGCCGATGAAGGTGACCAAAGCGTGA
- a CDS encoding IclR family transcriptional regulator codes for MNKASSKDSKRRDAAGLGTRGHDGGPRTLRRGLHILGALRRAGGAGLHVTEIAAQTGMQRSTVYRFLDVLVDEGYALRDGRKPRYRVLQAEAGDGDPHEQAIRRWRPAMRRISDALGDSVFLICRAGDDSLCLHREIGNYPVQVLAVTVGHRQPLGVGAAGLALLAALPPAEAADIIARNETALRAYGGLTAPHIRRLVESTRDRGWSVIGNAAVPGVLGVGMAWCDAEGYPRLAISLSTLIDRMPAARQRTVAEVLRAELAKG; via the coding sequence ATGAACAAAGCAAGCAGCAAGGATTCGAAGCGCCGGGATGCGGCGGGGCTTGGGACGCGAGGGCACGATGGCGGCCCGCGCACGCTGCGGCGCGGCCTGCATATCCTGGGGGCGTTGCGGCGGGCCGGCGGCGCCGGCCTGCACGTGACCGAAATCGCCGCGCAGACGGGCATGCAGCGCTCCACCGTCTATCGCTTCCTCGACGTGCTGGTCGACGAAGGCTATGCGCTGCGCGACGGCCGCAAGCCGCGCTATCGCGTACTGCAGGCCGAGGCCGGCGACGGCGACCCGCATGAACAGGCGATCCGGCGCTGGCGGCCCGCGATGCGCCGCATCAGCGACGCGCTGGGCGATTCGGTGTTCCTGATCTGCCGGGCCGGCGACGATTCGCTATGCCTGCACCGCGAGATCGGCAACTATCCGGTGCAGGTGCTGGCCGTCACCGTGGGCCACCGCCAGCCGCTGGGCGTGGGCGCCGCCGGCCTGGCCCTGCTGGCCGCGCTGCCGCCGGCGGAAGCGGCCGACATCATCGCGCGCAACGAGACCGCGCTCCGCGCCTACGGCGGGCTGACGGCGCCGCATATCCGGCGCCTGGTGGAAAGCACGCGCGACCGCGGCTGGTCGGTCATCGGCAATGCGGCGGTGCCCGGCGTGCTGGGGGTCGGCATGGCGTGGTGCGACGCCGAAGGCTACCCGCGTCTGGCGATCAGCCTGTCCACGCTGATCGACCGCATGCCGGCGGCCCGCCAGCGCACGGTCGCCGAGGTATTGCGCGCGGAATTGGCGAAAGGATAG
- a CDS encoding RraA family protein, translating into MSATAAAGNPDPSLFEGLATSLISDCMQRIAGTHGLDARHGDAPLLGTAYTVRVRQGDNLHIHEALRHLQPGDVLVVDGGGCVERALVGEIMMQVARKRGCAGFVIDGAIRDQSAFRRDGFPCFSAGVTHRGPYKNGPGETRCAVTVGGAVVNHGDIVIGDEDGVVFVSPAQAAAVAQAARAKLADETRTLADIAAGAYDDSWIDAALGR; encoded by the coding sequence ATGTCCGCAACGGCCGCCGCCGGCAACCCGGATCCCAGCCTGTTCGAAGGCCTGGCCACTTCCCTCATCAGCGACTGCATGCAGCGCATCGCCGGCACGCACGGCCTGGACGCGCGCCACGGCGACGCGCCCTTGCTCGGCACGGCCTACACGGTGCGGGTGCGGCAGGGCGACAACCTGCACATCCACGAGGCCTTGCGCCATCTGCAACCCGGCGACGTGCTGGTGGTGGACGGCGGCGGCTGCGTGGAGCGCGCCCTGGTCGGCGAGATCATGATGCAGGTGGCGCGCAAGCGCGGCTGCGCGGGCTTCGTCATCGACGGCGCCATCCGCGACCAGTCGGCCTTCCGCCGCGACGGCTTCCCCTGCTTCTCGGCCGGCGTCACGCATCGCGGCCCCTACAAGAACGGCCCCGGCGAGACCCGCTGCGCCGTGACGGTGGGCGGCGCGGTGGTCAACCATGGCGACATCGTCATCGGCGACGAGGACGGCGTGGTGTTCGTATCGCCGGCCCAGGCCGCCGCCGTGGCGCAGGCCGCGCGCGCCAAGCTCGCCGACGAGACGCGCACGCTGGCCGACATCGCCGCGGGCGCCTACGACGATAGCTGGATCGACGCGGCGCTCGGACGCTGA
- a CDS encoding LysR family transcriptional regulator yields the protein MLTLKQIEAFFWAARLSSFSRAAAKLCMTQSALSKRVSELEEELKTPLFDRSAYRPVLTDAGRAVLETAEQMLELRERMYARTGADAAPAGLVAFGVTEVVAGTWLPRWVADMQREYPDVTLEPYVDVSATLTARLRAGAIEMAVMPQQLPGPEFTSMKLTEVAFSMMAAPEVVPSGVLTRDALARLPVFAQSGGSGLTEVFDSWARVNGLSMQRMLASNSLVAISELVLAGLGIALLPIDYYRAHLDSGRLRAVAGPLPWPRLPYYLVTRTGPGSGPLRALQRVALRTDTHAGGNADRG from the coding sequence ATGTTGACCCTCAAGCAGATCGAAGCCTTTTTCTGGGCGGCCCGTTTGTCCAGCTTCTCGCGCGCCGCCGCCAAGCTGTGCATGACGCAATCCGCCCTGTCCAAGCGCGTGAGCGAGCTGGAGGAGGAATTGAAGACGCCGCTGTTCGACCGCTCCGCCTACCGCCCGGTGCTGACCGACGCCGGGCGGGCGGTGCTCGAGACCGCCGAACAGATGCTGGAGCTGCGCGAGCGGATGTACGCCCGCACGGGGGCCGACGCCGCGCCCGCCGGCCTGGTGGCCTTCGGCGTCACGGAAGTGGTGGCGGGGACCTGGCTGCCGCGCTGGGTGGCGGACATGCAGCGCGAATATCCGGACGTGACGCTGGAGCCGTATGTGGACGTGTCCGCGACGCTGACCGCGCGCCTGCGCGCGGGCGCCATCGAAATGGCCGTCATGCCGCAGCAGTTGCCCGGACCGGAGTTCACGTCCATGAAGCTGACCGAGGTCGCGTTTTCCATGATGGCGGCGCCGGAGGTCGTGCCCTCCGGCGTGCTGACCCGCGACGCGCTGGCGCGCCTGCCGGTGTTCGCGCAATCGGGCGGCTCCGGCCTGACGGAAGTGTTCGACAGTTGGGCCCGCGTGAATGGCTTGAGCATGCAGCGCATGCTGGCCAGCAACAGCCTGGTGGCGATCAGCGAACTGGTGCTGGCGGGATTGGGCATCGCGCTGCTGCCGATCGACTACTACCGCGCGCACCTGGACAGCGGCCGCCTGCGCGCGGTGGCCGGTCCCCTGCCCTGGCCGCGCCTGCCTTATTACCTGGTCACCCGCACCGGCCCGGGCAGCGGCCCGCTGCGGGCATTGCAGCGGGTCGCGCTGAGGACGGATACGCACGCGGGCGGCAATGCCGATCGCGGCTGA
- a CDS encoding Bug family tripartite tricarboxylate transporter substrate binding protein, which translates to MRLLSLFRASGAAACAAAALLAAHAPAAVAAGYPERPIRLVVPWPPGGATDALGRILAQQLGTRLKQTVIVDNKAGAGGNIGTASFVREAADGYTLLMATSSTNAANPHLYKHLGFDAEKAFAPVAFVASIPNILEVPNKSQFKTAQEMLAYAKDNPGKLNYGSGGIGSSQHLAGSMLNHAAGVNIVHIPYKGSGPAVSDLLAGQVDMMLDTGSLAQVKAGALRALAVASRNRLPELPDVPTFDEVGVKDMYASAWYGVVAPAGTPADIVDKLNHEINAILAEPDVRKTLTAMGAELGQPETPAQFGQFIQSEIGRYKTIVEQSGAKLD; encoded by the coding sequence ATGCGTTTGCTTTCCCTGTTCCGCGCTTCGGGCGCCGCGGCCTGCGCCGCCGCCGCCCTGCTGGCCGCGCATGCGCCCGCCGCCGTGGCCGCCGGCTACCCCGAGCGTCCGATCCGCCTGGTGGTGCCATGGCCCCCGGGCGGCGCCACCGACGCGCTGGGCCGCATCCTGGCGCAGCAACTGGGCACCCGCCTGAAGCAGACGGTCATCGTCGACAACAAGGCCGGCGCCGGCGGCAACATCGGCACCGCCTCCTTCGTGCGCGAAGCGGCCGACGGCTATACGCTGCTGATGGCGACCAGCTCGACCAACGCGGCGAACCCGCATCTGTACAAGCACCTGGGCTTCGACGCGGAGAAGGCGTTCGCGCCGGTGGCCTTCGTCGCTTCCATTCCCAACATCCTCGAAGTCCCGAACAAGTCGCAGTTCAAGACGGCGCAGGAAATGCTGGCCTACGCCAAGGACAATCCCGGCAAGCTGAACTACGGTTCCGGCGGCATCGGTTCCTCGCAGCACCTGGCCGGTTCGATGCTGAATCACGCCGCCGGCGTGAACATCGTGCACATCCCCTACAAGGGCAGCGGCCCGGCGGTCTCGGACCTGCTGGCCGGCCAGGTGGACATGATGCTGGACACCGGTTCGCTGGCGCAGGTCAAGGCCGGCGCCCTGCGCGCGCTGGCGGTGGCGTCGCGCAACCGCCTGCCGGAACTGCCCGACGTCCCGACCTTCGACGAAGTCGGCGTCAAGGACATGTACGCCTCGGCCTGGTACGGCGTGGTGGCGCCCGCCGGCACGCCGGCGGACATCGTCGACAAGCTGAACCATGAAATCAACGCCATCCTGGCCGAGCCCGACGTCCGCAAGACCCTGACGGCAATGGGCGCGGAACTGGGCCAGCCGGAGACGCCGGCGCAGTTCGGCCAGTTCATCCAGTCCGAGATCGGCCGCTACAAGACCATCGTGGAACAGTCCGGCGCCAAGCTGGATTGA
- a CDS encoding substrate-binding domain-containing protein: MKPYPRLLSTKVAGLLGATLAAAAFASAVHAAEVSVVTSGGFTAAYKILGPQWAKSSGNTLKTQLGPSMGKSDEAIPNRLARGEKIDVVIMVGYALDDLIKQGKVIPGSRVDLADSRIGMVVRQGQPKPNISTMAAFKKTLLAAQSVAYSDSASGVYIENEMYKKMGIEDQLKPKSTRVQKTPVAELVAEGKYQLGFQQVAELLPVKGVTFVGRIPEEAQSVTRFAAGIPVDAEHPKEAAALLKYLASSQVQPTVRKTGLDSVKKPAAKPAAAAQGH, translated from the coding sequence ATGAAACCCTATCCGCGCCTGCTGTCGACCAAGGTCGCCGGCCTGCTGGGAGCCACCCTGGCGGCCGCCGCCTTCGCCTCGGCGGTCCACGCCGCCGAGGTGAGCGTCGTGACCTCGGGCGGCTTCACCGCCGCCTACAAGATCCTGGGTCCGCAATGGGCCAAGTCCAGCGGCAATACGCTGAAGACCCAATTGGGCCCGTCCATGGGCAAGTCCGACGAGGCGATTCCCAATCGCCTGGCGCGCGGCGAGAAAATCGACGTCGTCATCATGGTGGGCTATGCGCTGGACGACCTGATCAAGCAGGGCAAGGTGATTCCGGGCTCGCGCGTGGACCTGGCCGATTCGCGCATCGGCATGGTGGTGCGGCAGGGCCAGCCCAAGCCGAATATTTCCACCATGGCGGCGTTCAAGAAGACGCTGCTGGCCGCGCAGTCGGTCGCGTATTCGGATAGCGCCAGCGGCGTGTACATCGAGAACGAGATGTACAAGAAGATGGGCATCGAGGACCAGCTCAAGCCCAAGTCCACGCGCGTGCAGAAGACGCCGGTGGCCGAACTGGTGGCCGAGGGCAAGTACCAGCTCGGCTTCCAGCAGGTGGCCGAGCTGCTGCCGGTCAAGGGCGTGACCTTCGTCGGCCGCATTCCGGAAGAGGCCCAGTCGGTCACGCGTTTCGCCGCGGGCATTCCGGTCGACGCGGAGCATCCCAAGGAAGCCGCCGCGCTGCTGAAGTACCTGGCGTCCAGCCAGGTGCAGCCGACCGTGCGCAAGACCGGCCTGGATTCGGTCAAGAAGCCGGCCGCCAAGCCGGCTGCCGCCGCGCAAGGCCACTGA
- a CDS encoding hybrid sensor histidine kinase/response regulator, protein MNTGAGATEILLLEDNDLDAELLRRRLERAGLDCHIDQVWEEADFRAALRGKSYGVILADYVLPRFDGMSALTIARELSPETPFIFVSGTLGEEVAIESLKHGATDYIVKHRQERLPSAIARALAEREQRRARLRAEQGLVEMNAALEVMVRSRTEERDLVWRLTHDLVAICDQDGFIRNSNPAWREMLGWSEADLLDRQLASLVAPGSQELAVSARTVLHSQTYAQDVDLEMLAADGRAGRMVSWTFVRTEDGRICGTGRDITQRLELEAQLRQAQKIESIGQLTGGVAHDFNNVLMIVQGNLQTLQRTLGANASERERRWLDNALKGVERGAKLTKGLLAYSRKQPLAPQAVDANETTTRLVGLLTQTLGAHIELRTELAEAVWPAYVDPNQLENALINLAINARDAMSPLGGGRLTISTCNRSLDEAYCRLHPEKTPGEYVELVVQDTGPGMPPDVLEKAFDPFFTTKKEGHGTGLGLSQVYGFVKQSGGHVKLVSQAGQGAAVHLLLPRDLRDGELGEAAADESVVDYRSPGNETVLVLEDDAEVRSISTEVLRELGYRVLEAGDGPSALRLVEEHPDIDLVFSDVGLPGGMNGREVAEQVHLKRPGLPVVFTSAYASQALVSDGALMPGVELLEKPFTTQQLAMRVRRTLDRTRG, encoded by the coding sequence GTGAACACCGGCGCCGGCGCGACCGAGATACTGCTGCTCGAGGACAACGATCTCGATGCCGAACTGCTGCGCCGCCGCCTCGAACGCGCCGGCCTGGATTGCCATATCGACCAGGTGTGGGAGGAGGCGGATTTCCGCGCCGCGCTGCGCGGGAAGTCCTATGGGGTCATCCTGGCGGACTACGTGCTGCCGCGTTTCGACGGCATGAGCGCCTTGACCATCGCGCGCGAGCTGAGCCCGGAGACGCCCTTCATCTTCGTGTCCGGCACGCTGGGCGAGGAAGTGGCCATCGAGTCGCTCAAGCACGGCGCGACCGACTACATCGTCAAGCATCGCCAGGAACGCCTGCCGTCGGCCATCGCGCGCGCGCTCGCCGAACGCGAGCAGCGCCGTGCGCGGCTGCGGGCCGAGCAAGGCCTGGTCGAGATGAACGCGGCGCTGGAGGTGATGGTGCGCTCGCGCACCGAGGAACGCGACCTGGTCTGGCGGCTTACCCATGACCTGGTGGCGATCTGCGATCAGGACGGCTTCATCCGCAACAGCAATCCGGCGTGGCGGGAGATGCTGGGCTGGTCCGAGGCCGACCTGCTGGACCGCCAACTGGCGTCGCTGGTGGCGCCGGGCAGCCAGGAGCTCGCGGTATCCGCGCGCACGGTGCTGCACAGCCAGACCTACGCGCAGGACGTGGACCTGGAAATGCTCGCCGCCGACGGCCGGGCGGGCCGCATGGTCAGTTGGACCTTCGTGCGGACGGAGGACGGCCGCATCTGCGGCACCGGCCGCGACATCACGCAGCGCCTGGAGCTGGAAGCGCAACTGCGGCAGGCGCAGAAGATCGAGTCCATCGGGCAGTTGACCGGCGGCGTGGCGCACGACTTCAACAACGTGCTGATGATCGTGCAGGGCAATCTGCAGACCTTGCAGCGCACGCTGGGCGCGAACGCTTCCGAGCGGGAAAGGCGCTGGCTGGACAACGCGCTCAAGGGCGTGGAGCGCGGCGCCAAGTTGACCAAGGGGCTGCTGGCCTACTCGCGCAAGCAGCCGCTGGCGCCCCAGGCCGTCGACGCCAACGAAACGACGACGCGCCTGGTGGGCCTGCTGACGCAGACGCTGGGCGCGCACATCGAGCTGCGCACCGAGCTGGCCGAGGCGGTGTGGCCGGCCTACGTCGATCCCAATCAGTTGGAGAACGCGCTGATCAACCTGGCGATCAACGCGCGCGACGCCATGTCGCCGCTGGGCGGCGGGCGCCTGACGATATCGACCTGCAACCGCAGCCTGGACGAGGCGTACTGCCGCCTGCATCCCGAAAAGACGCCCGGCGAATACGTCGAGCTGGTCGTCCAGGATACCGGGCCGGGCATGCCGCCCGACGTGCTGGAGAAGGCCTTCGATCCTTTCTTCACCACCAAGAAGGAAGGCCACGGCACCGGCCTGGGCTTGAGCCAGGTGTATGGCTTCGTCAAGCAGAGCGGCGGCCACGTGAAGCTGGTGTCGCAGGCGGGGCAGGGCGCGGCGGTGCATCTGCTGCTGCCGCGCGACCTGCGCGACGGCGAGCTCGGCGAGGCGGCGGCGGACGAAAGCGTCGTCGATTACCGCTCGCCCGGCAACGAGACCGTGCTGGTGCTGGAGGACGACGCCGAGGTGCGCAGCATCTCCACGGAAGTGCTGCGCGAACTGGGCTACCGCGTGCTGGAGGCGGGCGACGGGCCGTCGGCCCTGCGCCTGGTCGAGGAACATCCGGACATCGACCTGGTGTTCTCAGACGTCGGGCTGCCGGGCGGCATGAACGGGCGCGAGGTGGCCGAGCAGGTGCACCTGAAGCGGCCGGGCCTGCCGGTGGTTTTCACCTCCGCCTACGCCTCGCAGGCGCTGGTCAGCGACGGCGCCCTGATGCCCGGCGTGGAGCTGCTCGAAAAGCCGTTCACCACCCAGCAACTGGCCATGCGCGTGCGCCGCACGCTGGACCGGACGCGCGGCTGA
- a CDS encoding MFS transporter, with protein MQPSASTQPGRPATHRSPLALMRTVLRVTAGNFLEQFDFFLFGFYASQISAVFFPSSSEFAALMKTFAVFGAGFLMRPLGAVLLGTYIDKVGRRKGLIVTLLLMACGTVLIAFVPGYQTIGMLAPALVLIGRLLQGFSAGAELGGVSVYLAEMATPGRKGFFAAWQSGSQQVSIIVAAALGYGLDQWMDKGTIAAWGWRIPFFVGCMIIPVIFVLRRSLQETEAFQKQQHRPTLRESWTALLRNWGLMLAGALMVALTTCTFYLITVYAPTFGKSVLHLSTEDSLTVTFFVGISNFIWLPIGGAVSDKIGRKALLLTIAVLAVLTAYPALSYLAQAPSFHKMLGVLLWLSFIFGMYNGAMIPALTEIMPASVRVAGFSLAYSLATAIFGGFTPEISTYLIHVTDDRAAPGYWMTFAAVCALCATLAVYRKGGQVHTAQTIAAKS; from the coding sequence ATGCAGCCTTCTGCTTCAACGCAGCCCGGTCGTCCCGCGACGCACCGTTCCCCGCTTGCGCTCATGCGCACCGTATTGCGCGTGACCGCGGGCAACTTCCTGGAACAGTTCGACTTCTTCCTCTTCGGCTTCTACGCCAGCCAGATTTCCGCGGTGTTCTTTCCCTCCTCCAGCGAGTTCGCCGCGCTGATGAAGACCTTCGCCGTGTTCGGCGCCGGCTTCCTGATGCGGCCGCTGGGCGCCGTCCTGCTGGGCACCTATATCGACAAGGTGGGACGCCGCAAGGGACTGATCGTGACGCTGCTGCTGATGGCCTGCGGCACCGTGCTGATCGCCTTCGTGCCGGGCTACCAGACCATAGGCATGCTGGCGCCGGCCCTGGTGCTGATCGGCCGCCTGCTGCAAGGCTTTTCCGCCGGCGCGGAGCTGGGCGGGGTGTCGGTCTATCTCGCCGAAATGGCCACGCCGGGCCGCAAGGGCTTTTTCGCCGCGTGGCAATCGGGCAGCCAGCAGGTGTCCATCATCGTCGCCGCCGCGCTCGGCTACGGCCTGGACCAATGGATGGACAAGGGCACCATCGCGGCCTGGGGCTGGCGCATTCCCTTCTTCGTCGGCTGTATGATCATCCCCGTGATCTTCGTGCTGCGCCGCAGCCTGCAGGAAACCGAGGCCTTCCAGAAGCAGCAGCATCGTCCCACGCTGCGCGAGTCCTGGACCGCGCTGCTGCGCAACTGGGGCCTGATGCTGGCCGGCGCGTTGATGGTGGCGCTGACCACCTGCACCTTCTACCTGATCACCGTCTACGCGCCGACCTTCGGCAAGTCGGTGCTGCACCTGAGCACCGAGGACAGCCTGACGGTGACCTTCTTCGTCGGCATCTCCAATTTCATCTGGCTGCCCATCGGCGGCGCGGTGTCGGACAAGATCGGCCGCAAGGCCCTGCTGCTGACGATCGCCGTGCTGGCGGTCCTGACGGCCTATCCGGCCTTGTCCTACCTGGCGCAGGCGCCGAGCTTCCACAAGATGCTGGGCGTGCTGCTGTGGCTGTCCTTCATCTTCGGCATGTATAACGGCGCCATGATCCCGGCGCTGACCGAGATCATGCCCGCGTCGGTGCGCGTGGCCGGCTTCTCGCTGGCCTACAGCCTGGCCACCGCCATCTTCGGCGGCTTCACGCCGGAGATCTCCACCTACCTGATCCACGTCACCGACGACCGCGCGGCGCCCGGCTACTGGATGACCTTCGCGGCCGTCTGCGCCCTGTGCGCGACGCTGGCGGTGTACCGCAAGGGCGGGCAGGTCCATACTGCCCAGACCATCGCCGCGAAGTCCTGA